CGCGCGAGCCACGCGCTCACGACCGACGAGGGCGTCTGGCTGGTCGACCCGGTGGACGCCGAGGGGCTCGACGACCTGCTCGCCGAGGAGGGCGAGGTCGCGGGGGTCGTACTCTTGCTCGACCGCCACGAGCGCGACGCCGCGGAGCTCGCGACCCGCCACGACGTCTCGGTCCACATTCCGTCGTGGATGGCGGGCGTCGCCGACGACATCGACGCCCCGGTCGAGCGGTTCTCCGGCGAACTCGGTGAAACGGGCTACCGTCTCCGGATGGTCGCGACGCCGCTCTGGCAGGAGGCACTGCTCTATCACGAGGACGAGGGAACGCTGGTGGTGGCCGAGGCGGTCGGTACCTCGGAGTACATGCGGACCGGTGACGAGCGCCTCGGGGTCCACCCGATGCTTCGCCTCCTGCCGCCCCGCCGGTCCTTTCGGGACCTCTCGCCCGACCGGGTCCTGCTCGGCCACGGGGCCGGCGTCCACGACCACGCGAGCGCGGCGCTCTCCGCGGCGCTCTCGGGGTCCCGTCGGCGCGCACCCGCGCTGTACGCGAAGGCCGCACGGCTGTTTCTCCCCGGATGACCGCGGGCGCGCCGCCCGCCGACGGTCGGACCGGCCGATGAGGACCGTCCACGCGACCCGCGGGCTGGTCGACGGGCTGCTCGACTTCGCGCGCGAGGCCGAACCCGAGGCGGTGACGATCCCGCTCGCGACCACGCCCGCGGGCGAGTTCGCGCCCGACCTCCCGCCGGAGACGCCCGTCTTCACGCACTTTTACTTCCCGGAGGCCGGCGGTGCGGTCTCGGCGGTGTTCGGGATGGACCTCGGGGTACCGGCCGGACAGACCCAGGGCCGGTTCGTCTCACATCCCCAGGGAAAGCTCGAACTCACCAAGGCCGACGACCTCCACGGGACGGTCTTCGTCGCGGTCGCGCCGTGGGAACGCGCGTCGCTCGCGGCCTTCGGGCGCGACGGGCGGAAGAAGTCGCTCGAACTCGTCGACGCCGAGCCACCCGAGGAGTTCGTGGACTACCCGAGGTAGCCCAGATCCCGGAGCTGGTCGGTTATCTCGTCGAACTCCGCCTCGGTGAGTTCGCCCTGTTGTTGGTGTTGGATCACGATGCTTCGGAGGAGGAAGCGAACGAGGTCGCTGGTGCTCGAAAAGCTGGTGCCCTCGATGGTCTCCTCGACCCGGTCGGCGAGGTCCTTCGGGATCGAGACGGTGGTGTAGTCGGTCATAGGGGAGGAAGTACAGTCCACCGGATAGTCGTTGTGCACTGGCCGGAGGGTTTTCCTCGCCCGAGCCGTACGGCAGGTATGGCCGCGCGCCCGCCCCAGGATGACCCCGCCGAACCCGACGCCATCACGTTCGGGATCGCCGCGCTCGACGGTCGCCTCGCCGAAGCCGACCTCACCTACCCGACGGACGCCGCGACGGTCGTCGAGACCCTCGGCGACCCCGAGATCCCCTGTGACCCCT
This sequence is a window from Halococcus hamelinensis 100A6. Protein-coding genes within it:
- a CDS encoding ribbon-helix-helix domain-containing protein; this translates as MTDYTTVSIPKDLADRVEETIEGTSFSSTSDLVRFLLRSIVIQHQQQGELTEAEFDEITDQLRDLGYLG
- a CDS encoding DUF5789 family protein, with the protein product MAARPPQDDPAEPDAITFGIAALDGRLAEADLTYPTDAATVVETLGDPEIPCDPSGQTVALSTALDEAGPTRFEDENRLLDALHPVFEERRQSASTGLLARLRALF